One genomic window of Kaistia geumhonensis includes the following:
- a CDS encoding autotransporter outer membrane beta-barrel domain-containing protein — translation MRRAMMTGLAAGLALAAAPAAAQTTAWDETLSNSHWYVPVPQLLAYGSSGTSFANPFPLGDQTLWAFGPATNGAFNGLLSAELSLGNLEFPSNMTISGQVAPDGSVVMIFDSEDLEAPVVGLGQMKTIDGQPAMLMQMITPGSMMVTHWAYMLTYDPATFTPPPPQAIPVTLSSRQWMWTEGTPWRMVDPSLFGSDAPGTFVITNYVNGYFWGQGIGPDGSGVTYTLLGSITPDGKVLYNAISDGELVSLYGDVRGDASAAAMILSGYSTSGIDATPSAGVELVRPYEQSVAAAGLGAALPAATVLYDVAGSLTGLTGAMAPATLALNDLSGAALASAVGSTLPVLAGAGVRATADSQRMLGQVLGDRLDLDREPGEDWTAWLRPLGGTLTQTARDPLPGYGADTVGVALGFDKAVSPALTLGTAFAYNRVNASGERADAPGSLSVDSYLVALYGSAALSETAGLDVSLAFGINDNSATRPIAFMGSTASADYSGTTAGAALKLHESVTLAPGLVATPALTAAFLQVTADAYRETGAGPLDLETTYQAYQELPIGADLAFAYRLARGVDLTAHGGISYNVLDTSSPITASYAGGGGAFVTEAAAASPWLMTAGLGLSGNDGKGRSIGLFYDLQASPAGFVSQAGSLDIQLAF, via the coding sequence ATGAGACGGGCGATGATGACGGGCCTCGCCGCCGGGCTGGCCCTGGCGGCGGCGCCGGCCGCGGCGCAGACGACGGCGTGGGACGAGACGCTCTCCAACTCGCACTGGTATGTGCCGGTGCCTCAGCTTCTCGCCTATGGCTCGTCCGGCACGAGCTTCGCCAATCCCTTCCCGCTCGGCGACCAGACGCTGTGGGCCTTCGGCCCGGCCACGAACGGCGCCTTCAACGGCCTGCTCTCGGCGGAACTCTCGCTCGGCAACCTCGAATTTCCGTCCAATATGACGATCTCCGGCCAGGTCGCGCCGGACGGTTCGGTGGTCATGATCTTCGACAGCGAGGACCTCGAAGCGCCGGTCGTCGGGCTCGGCCAGATGAAGACGATCGACGGCCAGCCGGCGATGCTGATGCAGATGATCACGCCCGGTTCGATGATGGTCACGCACTGGGCCTATATGCTGACCTATGACCCGGCGACCTTCACGCCGCCGCCGCCGCAGGCGATCCCGGTCACGCTGTCGTCGCGCCAGTGGATGTGGACCGAGGGAACGCCGTGGCGGATGGTCGACCCCTCGCTCTTCGGCAGCGACGCGCCCGGCACCTTCGTCATCACCAACTATGTCAACGGCTATTTCTGGGGCCAAGGCATCGGCCCCGACGGATCGGGCGTCACCTATACGCTGCTCGGCTCGATCACGCCCGACGGCAAGGTGCTCTACAACGCCATCTCGGACGGCGAGCTCGTCAGCCTCTATGGCGATGTGCGCGGCGATGCGTCCGCCGCGGCGATGATTCTGTCCGGCTACTCGACCAGCGGCATCGACGCGACCCCGTCGGCCGGCGTGGAGCTCGTCCGGCCGTATGAGCAGTCGGTTGCCGCGGCGGGCCTCGGAGCGGCGCTGCCGGCCGCGACCGTGCTCTACGACGTCGCCGGCTCGCTGACCGGCCTCACCGGCGCGATGGCGCCGGCGACGCTGGCACTCAACGACCTCTCCGGCGCCGCGCTCGCCTCCGCCGTCGGATCGACGCTGCCGGTCCTCGCCGGTGCCGGCGTCCGCGCGACGGCCGACAGCCAGCGCATGCTCGGCCAGGTTCTCGGCGATCGGCTCGATCTCGACCGCGAACCCGGCGAGGACTGGACCGCATGGCTCCGGCCTCTCGGCGGTACGCTCACCCAGACCGCGCGCGATCCCCTCCCCGGTTACGGCGCCGACACGGTCGGCGTCGCGCTCGGCTTCGACAAGGCGGTGTCGCCGGCGCTGACCCTCGGCACGGCCTTCGCCTACAACCGCGTCAACGCCTCGGGCGAGCGCGCCGACGCGCCGGGCAGCCTCTCGGTCGACAGCTATCTCGTCGCGCTCTATGGCAGCGCCGCCCTGTCGGAGACGGCCGGGCTCGATGTCAGTCTCGCGTTCGGCATCAACGACAATTCCGCCACGCGGCCGATCGCCTTCATGGGCAGCACCGCCTCGGCCGACTATTCCGGCACGACGGCCGGAGCCGCGCTGAAGCTGCATGAAAGCGTCACGCTCGCCCCGGGCCTCGTCGCCACGCCGGCACTGACAGCCGCCTTCCTGCAGGTGACGGCCGATGCCTATCGTGAGACGGGCGCCGGCCCGCTCGACCTCGAAACGACCTATCAGGCCTATCAGGAACTGCCGATCGGCGCCGACCTCGCCTTCGCCTATCGCCTCGCGCGCGGCGTGGATCTCACCGCGCATGGCGGCATCAGCTACAATGTGCTCGACACGTCGAGCCCGATCACGGCCAGCTATGCCGGCGGCGGCGGCGCCTTCGTGACCGAAGCGGCCGCGGCCTCGCCCTGGCTGATGACGGCCGGCCTCGGTCTTTCCGGCAA
- a CDS encoding carbohydrate ABC transporter permease yields MFEENRIGFVTRLYLYASLFIVAAVVLLPLLTTALGGFKTLGDLRVHPFGLPTEWQWANYTDILTSLRYWQMLGNSFLIATLTVGLTLVVAAMAAFTFAHVKFFGSGFLLNYFLIGLMFPVATAILPLFIRIRDLGLLDTYWGVVLPQVAFGLGMSILLFRRFFQNVPAELFDAAFVDGCGYLGYFWHITLPLSRPILATVGIIAFVGSWNSYLLPLILLNTEGKYPWPLGIMVYQGEYSTNWQLVLAFITLTILPTIIVFFAAQKHIVAGLTAGAVKG; encoded by the coding sequence GTGTTCGAGGAGAACCGCATCGGCTTCGTCACGAGACTCTATCTCTATGCGAGCCTGTTCATCGTCGCGGCCGTGGTGCTGCTGCCGCTGCTGACCACCGCGCTGGGCGGCTTCAAGACGCTGGGCGATCTCCGCGTCCATCCGTTCGGGCTGCCGACCGAATGGCAGTGGGCCAACTATACCGACATCCTGACCAGCCTTCGCTACTGGCAGATGCTCGGCAACTCGTTCCTGATCGCGACGCTGACGGTGGGGCTGACGCTGGTGGTCGCCGCCATGGCCGCCTTCACCTTCGCGCATGTGAAGTTCTTCGGCTCCGGCTTCCTGCTCAACTATTTCCTGATCGGGCTGATGTTCCCGGTGGCGACCGCCATCCTGCCGCTGTTCATCCGTATCCGCGATCTCGGCCTGCTCGACACCTATTGGGGCGTCGTCCTGCCCCAGGTCGCCTTCGGGCTCGGCATGAGCATCCTTCTTTTCCGCCGCTTCTTCCAGAACGTCCCGGCGGAGTTGTTCGACGCCGCCTTCGTCGATGGCTGCGGCTATCTCGGCTATTTCTGGCACATCACGCTGCCGCTCTCGCGGCCGATCCTCGCCACCGTCGGGATCATCGCCTTCGTCGGCAGCTGGAACAGCTACCTTCTGCCGCTGATCCTCCTCAACACCGAGGGCAAGTATCCCTGGCCGCTCGGCATCATGGTCTATCAGGGCGAGTATTCGACGAACTGGCAGCTGGTGCTCGCCTTCATCACGCTCACCATCCTGCCGACCATCATCGTCTTCTTCGCGGCGCAGAAGCACATCGTCGCCGGCCTCACCGCCGGTGCGGTGAAGGGCTGA
- a CDS encoding ABC transporter substrate-binding protein, with product MKLRTLLGASVALALSASSAFADVTVKWLHLNTDPGIAAAWEEIVKNYEAAHPGTKIEMQFLENEAFKAKLPTLLQSNDPPHLFYTWGGGVLAAQSGTGAIRDVTEAMDADGGKLKAVYSPALVDGLSIDGKVWAVPYQTGLVSFYYNKELFKKAGVEADQIKTWDDFLAAVKKLKDAGITPIAGGGGDKWPIHFYWGYLAMREGGKAAFDAAKAGEGDGFKSEAFIKAGQDLAALGKLEPFQQGYLGSKWPEPVGLFADGKVAMLLGFDSTPVQQHNVAADGKGLDEANIGSFPFPATSGGAGKLTDTMGGINGWVLTKNAPPEALDFAAFLTNKENQTMMASKNLIIPAAVGAGSAIGQPLVKAAAEQLAGSTWHQNFLDQDLGPAVGRVVNDVSVEIVSGQMSPEDATQQIQDAWDLDH from the coding sequence ATGAAGCTTCGTACGCTGCTTGGCGCGTCGGTCGCGCTTGCGCTGTCGGCCAGCTCGGCTTTCGCCGATGTCACTGTGAAGTGGCTGCATCTCAACACCGATCCCGGCATCGCCGCTGCCTGGGAGGAGATCGTCAAGAATTACGAGGCGGCGCATCCCGGCACCAAGATCGAGATGCAGTTCCTCGAGAACGAGGCCTTCAAGGCCAAGCTTCCGACGCTGCTGCAGTCGAACGATCCGCCGCATCTCTTCTATACCTGGGGCGGCGGCGTGCTGGCCGCGCAGTCCGGCACCGGCGCGATCCGCGACGTGACGGAGGCGATGGACGCCGATGGCGGCAAGCTGAAGGCCGTCTACAGCCCGGCGCTGGTCGACGGCCTGTCGATCGACGGCAAGGTGTGGGCGGTGCCCTACCAGACTGGCCTCGTCAGCTTCTATTACAACAAGGAGCTGTTCAAGAAGGCCGGCGTCGAGGCCGACCAGATCAAGACCTGGGACGATTTCCTCGCCGCGGTGAAGAAGCTCAAGGACGCGGGCATCACGCCGATCGCCGGCGGCGGCGGCGACAAGTGGCCGATCCATTTCTACTGGGGCTATCTCGCGATGCGCGAGGGCGGCAAGGCGGCCTTCGATGCGGCCAAGGCCGGCGAGGGCGACGGCTTCAAGTCCGAGGCCTTCATCAAGGCTGGCCAGGACCTCGCGGCGCTCGGCAAGCTCGAGCCCTTCCAGCAGGGCTATCTCGGCTCCAAGTGGCCCGAGCCGGTGGGCCTCTTCGCCGACGGCAAGGTCGCGATGCTGCTCGGCTTCGACTCGACCCCGGTGCAGCAGCACAATGTCGCCGCTGACGGCAAGGGCCTCGACGAGGCCAATATCGGTTCCTTCCCGTTCCCGGCCACGAGCGGCGGCGCCGGCAAGCTGACCGACACCATGGGCGGCATCAACGGCTGGGTTCTGACCAAGAATGCGCCGCCCGAGGCGCTCGACTTCGCGGCTTTCCTGACCAACAAGGAAAACCAGACGATGATGGCGAGCAAGAACCTCATCATCCCCGCCGCGGTGGGTGCCGGCTCGGCCATCGGCCAGCCGCTGGTCAAGGCCGCGGCCGAGCAGCTCGCCGGCTCGACCTGGCATCAGAACTTCCTCGACCAGGATCTCGGCCCGGCGGTCGGCCGCGTCGTGAACGACGTATCGGTGGAGATCGTCTCCGGCCAGATGTCGCCGGAAGATGCCACGCAGCAGATCCAGGACGCCTGGGACCTCGATCACTGA
- a CDS encoding ROK family transcriptional regulator, which translates to MKTADPELMRAINRFHVMDAIRRFGPIARVEISDRTELSATTVSAITGALLDDGLIITHQLGGIRDAARGRPRVLLDLNPDAAHVVGARLAPDHITIATTNFRADVRSSLTLPVRVGRHGVSVVADLVEDGIRRSVADAGLELSQISGVCIGLPGVVERGAGICRASPLFGERDIPLAAELSRRLDGVAATLDSDVNLVTLAEHWFGQARGLDDFLVVSVELGLGLGIMHKGELFRGANGLGPDLGDLLVKPPNGSGLVRLAEVASEESMLADARRTLSGSEHEHAFRLGRGMEKLLERAEAGDPAIVALLREAGESLGFAIANLIVLFAPPKVILAGAALAAGEALVRPLRDTVSALLPPSLADVADIVVHEWGDDDWARGAAAMTLRDLYGAPWGTTGPAAHL; encoded by the coding sequence ATGAAAACCGCCGACCCCGAGCTGATGCGTGCGATCAATCGCTTCCATGTCATGGACGCGATCCGTCGCTTCGGCCCCATTGCGCGGGTCGAGATCTCTGACCGGACCGAACTTTCGGCGACGACGGTGTCGGCGATCACCGGCGCGCTGCTCGACGACGGGCTCATCATCACCCATCAGCTCGGCGGCATCCGCGATGCCGCGCGCGGCCGGCCGCGCGTGCTGCTCGATCTCAACCCCGACGCGGCGCATGTCGTCGGCGCGCGGCTCGCGCCCGACCACATCACCATCGCCACTACCAATTTCCGCGCCGATGTCCGCTCCAGCCTGACGCTGCCGGTCCGCGTGGGCCGCCATGGCGTGTCCGTCGTCGCCGATCTCGTGGAGGACGGCATCCGCCGCTCCGTCGCCGATGCCGGGCTCGAACTCAGCCAGATCTCCGGCGTCTGCATCGGGCTGCCCGGCGTCGTGGAACGCGGGGCCGGCATCTGCCGCGCCAGCCCGCTGTTCGGCGAGCGCGACATCCCGCTCGCGGCGGAGCTGTCGCGCCGTCTCGACGGTGTCGCGGCGACGCTCGACAGCGACGTCAATCTCGTGACGCTCGCCGAGCACTGGTTCGGCCAGGCGCGCGGTCTCGACGATTTCCTCGTCGTCTCGGTCGAGCTCGGCCTCGGCCTCGGCATCATGCACAAGGGTGAACTGTTCCGCGGCGCCAACGGGCTCGGGCCCGATCTCGGAGACCTGCTGGTCAAGCCGCCGAACGGCAGCGGCCTCGTGCGCCTCGCCGAGGTGGCGTCGGAGGAGAGCATGCTCGCCGATGCCCGGCGCACGCTGTCCGGCTCCGAGCACGAGCACGCCTTCCGCCTCGGCCGTGGCATGGAGAAGCTGCTGGAGCGCGCCGAAGCCGGTGACCCGGCGATCGTCGCGCTGCTGCGCGAGGCGGGCGAATCGCTCGGCTTCGCGATCGCCAATCTCATCGTCCTGTTCGCCCCGCCCAAGGTGATCCTGGCCGGAGCGGCGCTCGCCGCTGGCGAGGCGCTGGTGCGGCCGCTGCGCGACACGGTTTCCGCGCTGCTGCCGCCGAGCCTCGCCGATGTCGCCGACATCGTGGTGCATGAATGGGGTGACGACGACTGGGCGCGCGGCGCCGCGGCGATGACGCTGCGCGATCTTTACGGCGCGCCATGGGGAACCACGGGACCGGCCGCGCATCTCTAG
- a CDS encoding Gfo/Idh/MocA family protein — MDRVGIGFIGCGNISAAYLKAARGFPILDVRGVADLNTAAAEARAAEFGLKAMTVEELLADPSVEIVVNLTIPKAHVEVGLRAVAAGKHVHSEKPLGIATAEAKQLVEAAKARGVRLGAAPDTLFGGAQQTSRKLVDEGAIGTPLGGTAFFMCPGHERWHPNPGFYYLDGGGPMLDMGPYYVTSLVNLLGPVESVAGIATKLRDERLVTSEPLKGTKIPVEVATHVAGTMKFVSGAVVSIAMSFDVPRHQHSPIELYGSEASLLVPDPNHFGGEIMLATASEDWKAVATEHAYADGNYRVIGVADMADAIRNRRPHRASGELAYHVLEVMEAFQRSSDSGRHVTIESRPERPAPLPVGPGIFS, encoded by the coding sequence GTGGATCGGGTCGGGATCGGTTTCATCGGCTGCGGCAATATCAGCGCCGCCTATCTGAAGGCGGCGCGGGGCTTCCCAATCCTCGACGTGCGCGGCGTCGCGGACCTCAACACGGCCGCTGCCGAGGCGCGGGCGGCCGAATTCGGCCTGAAGGCGATGACTGTCGAGGAGCTGCTGGCCGATCCGAGCGTCGAGATCGTCGTCAACCTCACGATCCCCAAGGCGCATGTCGAGGTCGGCCTGCGCGCCGTCGCGGCCGGCAAGCATGTCCATTCCGAGAAGCCGCTCGGCATCGCGACTGCCGAGGCGAAGCAGCTCGTCGAGGCCGCGAAGGCGCGCGGCGTGCGGCTCGGCGCGGCGCCCGACACCCTCTTCGGCGGCGCGCAGCAGACCTCGCGCAAGCTCGTCGACGAGGGCGCGATCGGCACGCCGCTCGGCGGCACCGCCTTCTTCATGTGCCCCGGCCACGAGCGCTGGCACCCCAATCCGGGCTTCTACTATCTCGACGGCGGCGGGCCGATGCTCGACATGGGCCCCTATTACGTGACGAGCCTCGTCAATCTGCTCGGACCGGTCGAGAGCGTCGCCGGCATCGCCACCAAGCTGCGCGACGAGCGTCTCGTGACCTCGGAGCCGCTCAAGGGCACGAAGATTCCCGTCGAGGTCGCGACCCATGTCGCCGGCACGATGAAATTCGTCTCCGGCGCCGTCGTGTCGATCGCCATGAGCTTCGACGTGCCGCGCCACCAGCACAGCCCGATCGAGCTCTATGGCTCTGAAGCCTCGCTGCTCGTGCCCGACCCGAACCATTTCGGCGGCGAGATCATGCTCGCCACCGCCTCGGAAGACTGGAAGGCCGTTGCGACCGAACACGCCTATGCCGACGGCAACTACCGCGTCATCGGCGTCGCCGACATGGCGGATGCCATCCGCAACCGCCGGCCGCACCGCGCGAGCGGCGAGCTCGCCTATCACGTGCTCGAGGTGATGGAGGCATTCCAGCGCTCGTCCGACAGCGGCCGCCACGTCACAATCGAATCGCGGCCCGAGCGGCCGGCGCCGCTGCCGGTCGGCCCCGGCATCTTCAGCTGA
- a CDS encoding ThuA domain-containing protein, which yields MREALIVWGGWSGHEPEQGAKVIQGMLEEEGFKVYVENTTEAFADPSIADLSLIVPIFTMSKIEKEELQNLTDAVKGGVGLGGYHGGMGDAFRDATEYQFMVGGQWVAHPGNIIDYHVDVIKPEDPIMEGIPARFPYRSEQYYMHVDPSNEVLATTTFNGEHASWIDGTVMPVVWKRRYGNGRVFYSSLGHVASEFEVPEMRTIVRRGLLWAAR from the coding sequence ATGCGCGAGGCTTTGATCGTCTGGGGCGGCTGGAGCGGCCACGAGCCCGAGCAGGGCGCGAAGGTCATCCAGGGCATGCTCGAGGAGGAGGGCTTCAAGGTCTATGTCGAGAACACGACCGAAGCCTTCGCCGACCCGTCCATCGCCGACCTGTCGCTGATCGTTCCGATCTTCACCATGTCGAAGATCGAGAAGGAGGAGCTGCAGAACCTCACCGATGCCGTGAAGGGCGGCGTCGGGCTCGGCGGCTATCACGGCGGCATGGGCGACGCGTTCCGCGACGCGACCGAATACCAGTTCATGGTCGGCGGCCAGTGGGTCGCGCATCCGGGCAACATCATCGACTACCATGTCGACGTCATCAAGCCGGAAGACCCGATCATGGAAGGCATCCCGGCGCGGTTCCCCTACCGCTCCGAGCAGTACTACATGCATGTCGACCCCTCGAACGAGGTGCTGGCCACGACGACCTTCAACGGCGAGCACGCATCCTGGATCGACGGCACCGTGATGCCGGTCGTCTGGAAGCGCCGCTATGGCAATGGGCGGGTGTTCTATTCCTCGCTCGGCCATGTCGCGAGCGAGTTCGAGGTGCCGGAGATGCGCACCATCGTGCGGCGTGGCCTGCTCTGGGCGGCGCGCTGA
- a CDS encoding hydantoinase B/oxoprolinase family protein, with product MTASVTAQGAAKVDPITLDIIENALKNARSEMDGVVVRISLSPVIREQHDEFPMICDARGRMVVGQFGSYIPAIVEQFEGDLNEGDVFVWNDPYACKGSISHNNDWCVMMPIFHQGILVGFSSIFGHMVDVGGKVPGSMPFDARTIWEEGLRIPPVRIYEKGVLNKGVLDIMLNNTRTPDMNRADLMALIAGCRTAATRVRELCDRFGRDTYVAACDMLLDRTREAMKVLIDKYISVEPVTFTDYVDDDGLGNGPFKMTLSIYRKGDIAVFDWTGTDDQAEGPINFHIHEGLCKLFFGVYMIMAFDPSVLFNEGFYDLFEIVLPEGSLLNPRFPAALSNRLNTHTRFFDCQAGALGQRAPHLSMAAGYGTSPHFIFTGHDKDGKYFQLMELLFGGVPGRPRGDGLDGHAWWPLFSATPIEYIENYYPVLVEGYRPIRDSGGPGLHRGGAGIEKVYRVLEPGKVSIHDDREVVPPWGINGGQFGGTSSKWMVKAAGGEPQRIPSKIDNLAVEAGDKILFRTAGAGGWGDPFERPAEQVARDVRYDLVSREQAKDGYGVVLTAENEVDVAATETLRAAMRAERGEPAPFNFGFDPSMKEAAE from the coding sequence ATGACCGCTTCCGTCACCGCCCAGGGCGCCGCCAAGGTCGATCCCATCACGCTCGACATCATCGAGAACGCGCTGAAGAACGCGCGTTCCGAGATGGACGGCGTCGTGGTGCGCATCTCGCTGTCGCCGGTCATCCGCGAGCAGCACGACGAATTCCCGATGATCTGCGACGCCAGGGGTCGCATGGTCGTCGGCCAGTTCGGCTCCTACATCCCGGCGATCGTCGAGCAGTTCGAGGGTGACCTCAACGAAGGCGACGTCTTCGTCTGGAACGATCCCTATGCCTGCAAGGGCTCCATCTCGCACAACAACGACTGGTGCGTGATGATGCCGATCTTCCACCAGGGCATCCTGGTGGGCTTCTCGTCGATCTTCGGCCACATGGTCGATGTCGGCGGCAAGGTGCCGGGCTCGATGCCGTTCGACGCGCGGACGATCTGGGAGGAAGGCCTCCGGATCCCGCCGGTGCGCATCTATGAGAAGGGCGTGCTCAACAAGGGCGTGCTCGACATCATGCTCAACAACACGCGCACGCCGGACATGAACCGGGCCGACCTGATGGCGCTGATCGCCGGCTGCCGGACGGCCGCGACCCGCGTGCGCGAGCTCTGCGACCGCTTCGGCCGCGACACCTATGTCGCCGCCTGCGACATGCTGCTCGACCGTACCCGCGAGGCGATGAAGGTGCTGATCGACAAGTATATCTCCGTCGAGCCGGTCACCTTCACGGATTACGTCGACGACGACGGCCTCGGCAATGGCCCGTTCAAGATGACGCTGTCGATCTACCGCAAGGGCGACATCGCCGTCTTCGACTGGACCGGCACCGACGACCAGGCGGAAGGCCCGATCAACTTCCACATCCATGAAGGGCTCTGCAAGCTCTTCTTCGGCGTGTACATGATCATGGCCTTCGATCCCTCGGTGCTGTTCAACGAGGGCTTCTACGATCTGTTCGAGATCGTGCTGCCGGAGGGCTCGCTGCTCAATCCGCGCTTCCCTGCGGCGCTCAGCAACCGCCTCAACACGCATACGCGCTTCTTCGATTGCCAGGCCGGCGCGCTCGGCCAGCGCGCGCCGCATCTCTCGATGGCGGCCGGCTACGGCACCAGCCCGCACTTCATCTTCACCGGCCACGACAAGGACGGGAAGTATTTCCAGTTGATGGAGCTTCTCTTCGGCGGTGTGCCGGGCCGACCGCGCGGCGACGGGCTCGACGGCCATGCCTGGTGGCCGCTCTTCTCGGCGACGCCGATCGAATATATCGAGAACTACTATCCGGTCCTCGTCGAAGGCTATCGTCCGATCCGCGATTCCGGCGGCCCGGGCCTCCATCGCGGCGGCGCCGGCATCGAGAAGGTCTACCGCGTGCTCGAGCCGGGCAAGGTGTCGATCCATGACGACCGCGAGGTCGTTCCGCCCTGGGGCATCAATGGCGGCCAGTTCGGCGGCACCTCGTCGAAATGGATGGTGAAGGCGGCCGGCGGCGAGCCGCAGCGCATCCCCTCCAAGATCGACAATCTCGCCGTCGAGGCCGGCGACAAGATCCTCTTCCGCACGGCAGGCGCCGGCGGCTGGGGCGATCCCTTCGAGCGGCCGGCTGAGCAGGTCGCCCGCGACGTGCGCTACGACCTCGTCTCGCGCGAGCAGGCGAAGGACGGCTACGGCGTCGTACTGACGGCGGAGAACGAGGTCGACGTCGCGGCGACCGAGACGCTCCGCGCGGCGATGCGCGCCGAGCGCGGCGAGCCGGCGCCGTTCAATTTCGGCTTCGATCCGTCGATGAAGGAAGCGGCCGAATAG
- a CDS encoding hydantoinase/oxoprolinase family protein, with protein sequence MRLGVDVGGTFTDLLLHDERTQRTFQAKTPSTPQDQSIGVAAGVKLICEKAGITPSDISLILHGTTVATNAVLEGKGARVGLLVTEGFEYTLHLAKSWTPGPLFGWIVMDKPDPLASLADTRGIPERMNARGEVVRPLDIEAATALIDDLCGSGIEALTISLMHSYANPEHERILGRIVAERHPHIPVSLSSDILPEFREYDRAITTVMNDYVRPIMKRYLSRIEDRLKDEGVTARLHIVRSDGGLMSAAAASERPVHTVLSGPAGGVTSTVMIARRSGFPRLLAFDMGGTSTDVSVIIDGEPTISRSTEVGYFPAKVPTLDVRSVGAGGGSIAEVSELTKSLRVGPRSAGARPGPVSYGRGGTEPAVSDANVVLGYLPPVLLGGDMALDVEGARAAVKRIGDVIGLSPEDAAKGIIDIANEVMLGALRVITVQRGLDPRDFGIVAFGGAGPLHANALAELLGCYPVVVPPSPGVLSALGFLEAEFKNEFVQTFIRTTRGLDPREVWSRFETLDGKARAWLDEQEVAPADRGISYSLDLRYEQQGFEVTIPLPDALVKRAGALDEILDTFHATHERLYGVRFHVPVELVALRVVATGATPSVEEALPSAGSKDVSAALMEVRPSYFDGAFVDTPNYDRSKLAVGARVEGPAIIRQYDTTTVLLPRHYAEVDAQGNLLIWPVSRGN encoded by the coding sequence ATGAGGCTCGGAGTCGATGTGGGCGGTACCTTCACCGACCTGCTGCTGCACGACGAGAGGACGCAGCGGACCTTTCAGGCGAAGACCCCGTCGACGCCGCAGGACCAGTCGATCGGCGTCGCCGCGGGCGTGAAGCTGATCTGCGAGAAGGCCGGCATCACGCCGTCCGACATCTCGCTGATCCTGCACGGCACGACGGTCGCGACCAATGCCGTCCTCGAGGGCAAGGGCGCGCGGGTCGGCCTGCTCGTCACGGAGGGGTTCGAATACACCCTCCATCTCGCGAAATCCTGGACGCCCGGGCCGCTGTTCGGCTGGATCGTCATGGACAAGCCCGATCCGCTGGCCTCGCTCGCCGACACGCGCGGCATTCCCGAGCGCATGAACGCGCGCGGCGAGGTGGTGCGGCCGCTCGACATCGAGGCCGCGACGGCGCTCATCGACGATCTCTGCGGCTCCGGCATCGAGGCGCTGACGATCTCGCTGATGCACTCCTATGCCAATCCGGAGCACGAGCGCATCCTCGGCCGCATCGTCGCCGAGCGCCATCCGCATATCCCGGTGTCGCTGTCCTCCGACATCCTGCCGGAATTCCGCGAATATGACCGCGCCATCACCACGGTGATGAACGACTATGTGCGGCCGATCATGAAGCGCTATCTCTCGCGCATCGAGGACCGGCTGAAGGACGAGGGCGTCACCGCCCGCCTCCACATCGTCCGCTCCGACGGCGGCCTGATGAGCGCCGCCGCGGCCTCTGAACGTCCCGTCCACACGGTCCTGTCCGGACCGGCCGGCGGCGTGACCTCGACCGTGATGATCGCGCGGCGGAGCGGCTTCCCGCGTCTCCTCGCCTTCGACATGGGCGGCACCTCCACCGACGTATCGGTGATCATCGACGGCGAGCCGACCATCTCGCGCTCCACCGAAGTCGGCTACTTCCCGGCCAAGGTGCCGACGCTCGACGTCCGCTCGGTCGGCGCCGGCGGCGGCTCGATCGCCGAGGTGTCGGAACTGACGAAGTCGCTCCGCGTCGGCCCGCGCAGCGCCGGCGCCCGCCCCGGCCCAGTCTCCTATGGTCGCGGCGGCACCGAGCCGGCCGTGAGCGACGCCAATGTCGTGCTCGGCTATCTGCCGCCGGTGCTGCTCGGCGGCGACATGGCGCTCGACGTCGAGGGCGCCCGCGCCGCGGTCAAGCGGATCGGCGACGTGATCGGCCTCTCGCCGGAGGATGCCGCCAAGGGCATCATCGACATCGCCAACGAGGTGATGCTCGGTGCGCTGCGCGTCATCACCGTGCAGCGCGGTCTCGATCCCCGCGATTTCGGCATCGTCGCGTTCGGCGGCGCCGGACCGCTGCATGCCAATGCGCTGGCCGAACTTCTCGGCTGCTATCCGGTCGTCGTGCCGCCCTCGCCGGGCGTGCTGTCGGCGCTCGGCTTCCTCGAGGCCGAGTTCAAGAACGAGTTCGTGCAGACCTTCATCCGCACAACGCGCGGGCTCGACCCCAGGGAGGTCTGGTCACGCTTCGAGACGCTCGACGGCAAGGCGCGCGCCTGGCTGGACGAGCAGGAAGTGGCGCCGGCCGACCGCGGCATCAGCTATTCGCTCGACCTGCGCTACGAGCAGCAGGGCTTCGAGGTCACGATCCCGCTCCCCGATGCGCTGGTGAAGCGCGCCGGGGCGCTCGACGAGATCCTCGACACCTTCCACGCCACGCATGAGCGGCTTTATGGCGTGCGCTTCCATGTTCCGGTCGAACTGGTGGCGCTGCGGGTCGTCGCGACCGGCGCGACGCCGAGCGTCGAGGAGGCGCTGCCCTCCGCCGGCAGCAAGGATGTCTCCGCCGCGCTCATGGAGGTCCGTCCGAGCTATTTCGACGGCGCCTTCGTCGATACACCCAACTACGACCGGTCGAAGCTTGCCGTCGGCGCCCGCGTCGAGGGTCCGGCGATCATCCGCCAATACGACACCACCACCGTTCTGCTGCCGCGGCACTATGCCGAGGTGGACGCGCAGGGCAATCTGCTGATCTGGCCCGTCTCGAGGGGGAACTGA